In the genome of Flavobacteriales bacterium, the window AAAATGTCGAAACGGTTGCCTGTTTTTGTAGAAGAAAAGGCAATGGAAGAGCTATTTGAAGAAATGGAGTTTGCTGACGACTTTAATGGGGTTTTGGATAAGTTGGTTTTAGAATTATTTTATGCAACAGGAATTAGGCTTTCAGAACTTATAAACATAAAAAGAATAAATGTTGATCAGGCTAACTCATCGATTAAAGTATTAGGAAAAAGAAATAAGGAAAGAATCATCCCGATTAACAAATTATTGCTCGAATCGATCCGGGATTTTGAATTAAAAAAAGGGGAAATAGAAATAATTGACCCTGAATATTTATTTGTTGACGCTTTAGGAAAAAAATTATACGAAAAAAAAGTCTATAGAATTGTTACAAAATACCTTAATATGGTGACTACATTGTCAAAGAAAAGTCCACATGTTTTAAGGCATACATTTGCAACACACATGTTAAATAATGGCGCTGATATAAACGCAATCAAGGAGTTACTTGGTCATGCAAATTTAGCCGCAACGCAAGTATATGCGAGTAATTCTATAGAACGTTTAAAGAATGTACACAAGCAAGCACATCCAAGGGGATGAAATTATTTTCATGATCTGTCTCAAATTAATTTCATATGCTTTGGTTATATATAAATCTTTATTACATTTGCACTCCTTTTTTTGAGGGGAAAGTATGTGTAAAAGCATGGAAAATACGTTGCCGATGTAGCTCAGCTGGCTAGAGCAGCTGATTTGTAATCAGCAGGTCGGGGGTTCGACTCCCTCCATCGGCTCACGTTCTTTTATAGATTGAAATAAAAAGAGTAGGGGAGATACTCAAGCGGCCAACGAGGACAGACTGTAAATCTGTTGGTTTTACCTTCGAAGGTTCGAATCCTTCTCTCCCCACTGAAGAAGGTATTGCGGGAGTAGCTCAGCTGGCTAGAGCATCAGCCTTCCAAGCTGAGGGTCGCGGGTTCGAATCCCGTCTCCCGCTCAAAAATAATATCGGTTAGGTAAGCCGATGTAGCTCAGGGGTAGAGCGTTTCCTTGGTAAGGAAGAGGTCAGGGGTTCAATTCCCCTCATTGGCTCTTATTAAAGGGCGCGCGGAAAGTAGAGGTAGAAAGAAAGAATAGAGAAATTAGAGTAATTAAGTAATAAGTAACATTAACAATAAACATTTAAGATCATGGCAAAGGAAAATTTTGATAGGTCAAAACCACACCTTAATATAGGTACAATTGGTCACGTTGACCACGGTAAAACAACTTTGACT includes:
- a CDS encoding tyrosine-type recombinase/integrase produces the protein MHQEKFLEYLRVEKRYSERTLVSYGTDLRQFKVYLKDFFETEEITDVNHMMIRSWIVELIENEISTKSVNRKIATLNTYYKFLLKEQKIELNPMLKIIAPKMSKRLPVFVEEKAMEELFEEMEFADDFNGVLDKLVLELFYATGIRLSELINIKRINVDQANSSIKVLGKRNKERIIPINKLLLESIRDFELKKGEIEIIDPEYLFVDALGKKLYEKKVYRIVTKYLNMVTTLSKKSPHVLRHTFATHMLNNGADINAIKELLGHANLAATQVYASNSIERLKNVHKQAHPRG